A single region of the Geobacillus subterraneus genome encodes:
- the rpsP gene encoding 30S ribosomal protein S16: MAVKIRLKRMGAKKNPFYRIVVADSRSPRDGRFIETIGTYNPVAEPAEIKINEELALKWLQNGAKPSDTVRSLLSKQGILEKFHNLKYGK, encoded by the coding sequence ATGGCAGTAAAAATTCGTTTAAAACGCATGGGTGCAAAGAAAAACCCGTTCTACCGCATCGTTGTGGCAGACTCGCGCTCGCCGCGCGACGGCCGTTTCATTGAAACGATCGGCACGTACAACCCGGTCGCCGAGCCGGCGGAAATTAAAATCAATGAAGAGCTGGCGCTCAAATGGCTGCAAAACGGCGCCAAACCGTCGGATACGGTGCGCAGCTTGCTGTCGAAACAAGGCATTTTAGAGAAGTTCCATAACTTAAAATACGGCAAATAA
- the ffh gene encoding signal recognition particle protein yields MAFEGLSERLQHVMNRIRGKGKVTEADVKEMMREVRLALLEADVNFKVVKDFIKRVSERAVGQEVMKSLTPGQQVIKVVKEELTALMGGEQSKIAVAKKPPTVVMMVGLQGAGKTTTTGKLANLLRKRHNRKPLLVAADVYRPAAIKQLETLGKQLNVPVFSLGEHANPVEIAKQALERAKEEHYDYVLIDTAGRLHVDEALMDELKQMKEAVKPDEIFLVVDAMTGQDAVNVAQSFHEQLGITGVILTKLDGDTRGGAALSIRAVTGAPIKFAGLGEKLDALEPFHPERMASRILGMGDVLTLIEKAQAAVDEEKAKELEQKMRTATFTLDDFLDQLGQVRKLGPLDEILKMLPGANKIKGLDSIQVDEKQIARVEAIIRSMTKEEKMHPEIINGSRKKRIAKGSGTTVQEVNRLLKQFDDMKKMMKMMTNMPKGKKKGFRFPFM; encoded by the coding sequence ATGGCGTTTGAAGGGTTGTCCGAACGCTTGCAACATGTCATGAATCGAATCCGCGGCAAAGGGAAAGTGACCGAGGCCGACGTAAAAGAGATGATGCGCGAAGTGCGCCTTGCCTTGCTAGAGGCCGACGTCAACTTTAAAGTCGTGAAAGACTTTATTAAACGGGTGAGCGAGCGGGCCGTCGGGCAGGAAGTGATGAAAAGCTTAACGCCCGGCCAGCAAGTCATTAAGGTCGTCAAAGAAGAGCTGACAGCGCTCATGGGCGGCGAGCAAAGCAAAATCGCCGTCGCGAAGAAGCCGCCGACGGTCGTCATGATGGTCGGGCTGCAAGGGGCCGGGAAAACGACGACGACCGGGAAGCTCGCCAACTTGCTGCGCAAGCGGCATAACCGCAAGCCGCTGCTTGTAGCCGCTGACGTCTACCGTCCGGCGGCGATCAAGCAGCTCGAGACGCTCGGCAAGCAGCTGAACGTGCCCGTTTTTTCGCTAGGCGAGCACGCTAACCCGGTGGAGATCGCCAAACAGGCGCTCGAGCGGGCGAAAGAGGAGCATTACGACTACGTGCTCATCGATACGGCCGGCCGCCTTCACGTCGACGAGGCGCTTATGGATGAGCTGAAGCAAATGAAAGAAGCGGTCAAGCCGGATGAAATTTTCCTTGTCGTTGACGCCATGACCGGGCAAGATGCCGTCAATGTCGCACAAAGCTTTCATGAGCAGCTCGGCATTACCGGCGTCATTTTAACGAAGCTCGACGGCGATACGCGCGGCGGAGCGGCGCTGTCGATCCGCGCCGTCACCGGGGCGCCGATCAAGTTTGCCGGGTTGGGCGAAAAGCTCGACGCTTTAGAGCCGTTCCATCCAGAGCGGATGGCGTCCCGCATTTTAGGAATGGGTGATGTCCTGACGCTCATTGAAAAAGCGCAGGCCGCCGTTGACGAGGAGAAGGCGAAGGAGCTTGAGCAAAAAATGCGCACGGCAACGTTCACGCTCGACGATTTTTTGGACCAGCTCGGCCAAGTGCGCAAGCTCGGCCCGCTCGACGAAATTTTAAAAATGCTGCCGGGGGCCAATAAAATCAAAGGGCTCGATAGCATCCAAGTCGACGAAAAGCAAATCGCCCGCGTTGAAGCGATCATCCGCTCGATGACGAAAGAAGAAAAAATGCATCCGGAAATCATTAACGGCAGCCGGAAAAAGCGGATCGCCAAAGGAAGCGGCACGACCGTGCAGGAAGTAAATCGGCTTTTGAAGCAGTTTGACGACATGAAAAAAATGATGAAAATGATGACGAATATGCCCAAAGGGAAGAAAAAAGGATTTCGCTTCCCATTTATGTAA
- the rplS gene encoding 50S ribosomal protein L19 — protein sequence MHHLIQEITKEQLRTDLPDFRPGDTVRVHVKVVEGNRERIQVFEGVVIKRRGAGISETFTVRKVSYGVGVERTFPVHTPKIAKLEIVRRGKVRRAKLYYLRELRGKAARIKENTNAAQ from the coding sequence ATGCATCATTTAATCCAAGAAATTACGAAAGAACAATTGCGGACCGATTTGCCGGATTTCCGCCCGGGCGACACGGTGCGCGTTCATGTGAAAGTCGTCGAAGGCAACCGCGAACGCATCCAAGTGTTTGAAGGTGTCGTCATTAAACGGCGCGGAGCGGGCATCAGCGAAACGTTCACGGTCCGCAAAGTGTCCTATGGCGTCGGCGTTGAGCGCACATTCCCGGTGCATACGCCGAAAATCGCCAAGCTCGAAATTGTCCGCCGCGGGAAAGTCCGCCGCGCGAAATTGTACTACTTGCGCGAACTTCGCGGCAAAGCGGCGCGCATCAAGGAAAATACGAACGCAGCGCAATAA
- the trmD gene encoding tRNA (guanosine(37)-N1)-methyltransferase TrmD: MRIDILTLFPGMFSGVLNESILKKAQEKGAVTIRLVDFREFADNKHKTVDDYPYGGGAGMVLKPQPIFDAVEHVTAGSPGARIILLCPQGERYTQKKAEELAKETHLVLICGHYEGYDERIRQHLATDEISIGDYILTGGELGAMVIVDSVVRLLPGVLGNEASPVDDSFSSGLLEYPQYTRPADFRGMKVPEVLLSGNHQLIAEWREKESLRRTFLRRPDLLADYPLTDRQKQWLKEWERERE; this comes from the coding sequence ATGCGGATCGATATTTTAACGCTGTTTCCCGGCATGTTTTCCGGCGTGCTGAATGAGTCGATTTTAAAGAAGGCGCAAGAAAAGGGAGCGGTGACTATCCGCCTCGTTGATTTCCGCGAGTTTGCCGACAATAAGCATAAAACGGTCGACGATTATCCGTACGGCGGCGGCGCCGGCATGGTGCTCAAGCCGCAGCCGATTTTTGACGCGGTGGAACACGTGACGGCTGGATCGCCTGGCGCCCGCATCATTTTGCTTTGCCCGCAAGGCGAGCGCTACACGCAAAAAAAGGCGGAAGAGCTGGCGAAAGAAACGCATTTGGTGCTCATTTGCGGCCATTATGAAGGCTATGATGAGCGCATTCGCCAACATTTAGCGACCGACGAAATTTCGATCGGCGATTATATTTTGACCGGCGGGGAACTCGGCGCCATGGTCATTGTCGACAGCGTCGTCCGTCTTCTCCCCGGGGTGCTCGGCAATGAGGCGTCGCCGGTCGATGACTCGTTCAGCTCCGGGCTGCTTGAGTATCCGCAATACACAAGACCGGCCGATTTCCGCGGCATGAAAGTGCCGGAGGTGTTGCTGTCAGGAAACCATCAGCTCATCGCCGAGTGGCGCGAGAAGGAATCGCTCCGGCGCACGTTTTTGCGCCGTCCGGATTTGCTTGCCGATTACCCGCTTACCGACAGGCAAAAGCAATGGCTGAAAGAATGGGAGCGAGAGCGCGAATAG
- the lepB gene encoding signal peptidase I produces the protein MEQKKSEWREWMKAIVVAVLLAGGIRYFIFAPIIVDGYSMMPTLHNHERMIVNKLAYKIGMPHRFDIIVFQAEEGRDYIKRVIGLPGDRIEYKNDTLYINGKPYEEPYLDEYKKQLSDGGPLTESFTLEELTGRSTVPPGHLFVMGDNRRFSKDSRHIGFIPMSKVVGKANLVYWPLADARIVK, from the coding sequence ATGGAACAGAAAAAAAGCGAATGGCGTGAATGGATGAAAGCGATCGTCGTTGCCGTCTTGCTCGCCGGGGGCATCCGCTACTTTATTTTCGCTCCGATCATCGTCGACGGTTATTCGATGATGCCGACATTACATAACCATGAGCGGATGATCGTCAATAAACTGGCGTATAAAATCGGCATGCCGCACCGTTTCGATATCATTGTTTTTCAAGCTGAAGAAGGGAGAGACTATATTAAGCGAGTCATCGGCCTGCCGGGCGACCGAATTGAATACAAAAATGATACGCTCTATATCAATGGCAAGCCGTATGAAGAGCCGTATTTGGACGAGTATAAAAAGCAGTTGTCCGACGGCGGTCCACTGACGGAATCGTTCACTTTGGAGGAACTGACCGGGCGAAGCACGGTGCCGCCGGGGCATTTGTTTGTCATGGGCGACAATCGCCGTTTCAGCAAAGACAGCCGCCATATCGGCTTCATTCCGATGTCCAAAGTCGTTGGCAAGGCGAATCTTGTGTATTGGCCGTTGGCTGACGCCCGGATTGTGAAATAA
- a CDS encoding putative DNA-binding protein, giving the protein MLEKTMRMNYLYDFYHALLTPKQRNYMALYYLDDYSLGEIAEQYEVSRQAVYDNIRRTEAMLEQYEEKLGLLQKYERRQRLIGRLKDYVRQHYSADAELAALVNELDELD; this is encoded by the coding sequence GTGCTCGAAAAAACGATGCGCATGAACTATTTGTATGATTTTTATCACGCGCTGCTGACGCCGAAACAGCGCAATTACATGGCGCTGTACTACTTGGACGACTACTCCCTCGGGGAAATTGCTGAACAATATGAGGTGAGCCGCCAGGCGGTGTACGATAACATCCGGCGCACGGAAGCGATGCTGGAGCAATATGAGGAAAAGCTCGGACTGCTGCAAAAATATGAACGGCGACAGCGGCTCATTGGGCGACTAAAAGACTACGTTCGCCAACATTATAGCGCTGATGCTGAATTGGCGGCGCTAGTCAACGAGCTTGATGAGCTCGATTAA
- the rimM gene encoding ribosome maturation factor RimM (Essential for efficient processing of 16S rRNA): protein MERWFNVGKIVNTHGIRGEVRVISRTDFPEERYKKGNKLYIFRERDAEPVEVTVKSHRVHKSFDLLSFEGYDSINDVEPFKGAMLKVPESQLGQLDEGEYYFHEIIGCTVVTENGETIGTVREILTPGANDVWVVRRQDGTDALIPYIDDVVLRVDTERKTIIIRPMEGLLE from the coding sequence ATGGAACGATGGTTTAACGTCGGCAAGATCGTCAACACGCACGGCATTCGCGGCGAGGTGCGCGTCATTTCGCGGACCGATTTTCCCGAAGAGCGGTACAAAAAAGGAAACAAGCTGTACATTTTCCGTGAACGCGACGCCGAACCGGTCGAGGTGACCGTAAAAAGCCACCGCGTCCATAAATCGTTTGATTTGCTGTCGTTTGAAGGGTATGACAGCATTAACGACGTCGAGCCGTTTAAAGGGGCGATGCTGAAAGTGCCGGAGAGCCAGCTTGGCCAACTCGATGAAGGCGAGTATTATTTCCATGAGATTATCGGCTGCACGGTCGTGACAGAAAATGGGGAGACGATCGGCACGGTGCGGGAAATTTTAACGCCGGGGGCGAACGACGTTTGGGTCGTTCGGCGCCAAGATGGCACCGACGCGCTCATTCCGTATATTGATGACGTCGTTTTGCGCGTCGACACGGAGCGGAAAACGATCATCATCCGGCCGATGGAAGGGCTGCTTGAATGA
- a CDS encoding ribonuclease HII, translating to MKQYTVKEIEALLPELGGESDPRWEMLRRDERKSVQALLARFIRQKEREKAARQRWEELMRHERELYAAGIERIAGIDEAGRGPLAGPIVAAAVILPKDAYLPGLDDSKRLTPAKREALFAQIEACAVAIGVSIVSAAEIDEWNIYEATRQAMAKAVAALSPPPEHLLVDAMAVPCALPQQRLVKGDANSASIAAASIIAKVTRDRWMHELDRRYPQYGFARHMGYGTPEHLAAIRRYGVTEEHRRSFAPVREALDVRHSGQGAF from the coding sequence ATGAAACAGTATACGGTGAAAGAAATTGAAGCGCTGCTTCCAGAACTCGGGGGAGAAAGCGACCCGCGCTGGGAGATGCTGCGGCGCGATGAACGAAAAAGCGTGCAGGCGCTTCTGGCCCGCTTTATTAGGCAAAAGGAGCGGGAGAAAGCGGCGCGGCAGCGCTGGGAAGAGCTGATGCGCCATGAGCGTGAACTATATGCCGCCGGCATTGAACGAATTGCCGGCATTGACGAAGCCGGACGCGGACCGCTGGCCGGCCCGATTGTCGCCGCGGCCGTCATTTTGCCGAAAGATGCTTATTTGCCGGGGCTTGACGACTCGAAGCGGTTGACGCCAGCCAAGCGCGAGGCGCTGTTTGCGCAAATCGAGGCGTGCGCCGTTGCGATTGGCGTCAGCATTGTTAGCGCGGCTGAAATTGATGAGTGGAACATTTACGAGGCGACAAGACAAGCGATGGCCAAAGCGGTCGCTGCGCTCTCGCCGCCGCCGGAGCATTTGCTTGTCGATGCGATGGCCGTGCCGTGTGCGCTGCCGCAGCAGCGCCTCGTAAAAGGCGATGCCAATAGCGCCTCGATCGCTGCCGCGTCCATCATCGCCAAAGTGACGCGCGACCGATGGATGCATGAGCTCGATCGCCGCTATCCGCAATATGGTTTTGCCCGCCATATGGGCTATGGGACGCCGGAACATCTTGCGGCGATTCGCCGCTATGGCGTGACAGAGGAGCACCGCCGCTCATTCGCCCCAGTAAGGGAAGCGCTCGATGTTCGACATAGCGGCCAAGGCGCGTTTTGA
- the ylqF gene encoding ribosome biogenesis GTPase YlqF — protein sequence MPMTVIQWFPGHMAKAKREVQEKLKLIDVAFELLDARVPMSSRNPMIDEILGQKPRLILLNKADMADEAVTEQWIRYFHDQGRLALPIDAQSGTGVRQIAAAAKEMVKDKFDKMRAKGIKNPRPVRALIVGIPNVGKSTLINRLAGRHIAKTGDKPGVTKAQQWIKVGKEMELLDTPGILWPKFEDEDVGYRLAVTGAIKDEILNLQDVAVYALRFLSDHYPERLMERYGLDSIPDDMVALFDAIGRRRGCLTAGGGIDYDKVADIVLYDIRTEKLGRLSFETPALWT from the coding sequence ATGCCAATGACAGTGATTCAATGGTTCCCCGGCCATATGGCGAAGGCCAAGCGGGAAGTGCAAGAAAAATTAAAGTTGATCGACGTAGCGTTTGAGCTGCTTGACGCCCGTGTGCCGATGTCCTCGCGCAACCCGATGATCGACGAGATTCTCGGACAAAAGCCGCGCCTCATTTTGCTCAATAAGGCTGATATGGCCGATGAGGCGGTGACCGAACAGTGGATCCGCTATTTCCACGATCAAGGGCGGCTGGCTTTGCCCATCGATGCTCAAAGCGGAACAGGAGTCCGGCAAATCGCGGCGGCAGCGAAAGAGATGGTGAAAGACAAGTTCGACAAAATGCGGGCGAAAGGAATTAAAAACCCGCGTCCGGTGCGAGCGCTCATCGTCGGCATTCCGAACGTCGGCAAATCGACGCTCATCAATCGGCTTGCCGGCCGCCATATCGCCAAAACCGGCGATAAGCCGGGGGTGACGAAAGCGCAGCAATGGATTAAAGTCGGCAAAGAGATGGAGCTTCTTGATACACCCGGCATTTTATGGCCGAAGTTTGAGGATGAGGATGTCGGCTACAGGCTGGCGGTCACCGGCGCGATTAAGGATGAAATTTTAAATTTGCAAGACGTTGCGGTGTATGCGCTCCGCTTTTTATCTGACCATTATCCGGAGCGGCTTATGGAGCGATATGGCCTCGACAGCATTCCCGATGACATGGTCGCCTTGTTTGACGCCATCGGCCGGCGGCGCGGCTGCCTGACGGCGGGCGGCGGCATCGATTACGATAAAGTGGCCGATATCGTTTTGTATGACATTCGCACAGAAAAGTTAGGACGGCTCAGCTTTGAAACGCCCGCTTTATGGACGTAA
- a CDS encoding KH domain-containing protein: MKPLIETIVKALVDHPEAVAVDSREEETAVVYELSVHDEDVGKVIGKQGRTIHAIRTVVYAAAAGSPKRIIVQVKEKG, encoded by the coding sequence ATGAAACCGCTCATTGAAACGATCGTTAAGGCGCTTGTTGATCATCCGGAAGCGGTGGCGGTCGACAGCCGTGAAGAAGAGACGGCGGTCGTCTATGAGCTGTCGGTGCATGATGAGGATGTCGGCAAAGTGATCGGCAAGCAAGGACGAACGATCCATGCCATTCGTACGGTCGTCTATGCTGCCGCGGCCGGGTCGCCAAAGCGGATCATCGTGCAAGTGAAAGAAAAAGGGTGA
- a CDS encoding YlqD family protein, whose protein sequence is MKLIQTVEVRQVVTERSKQTLAAAFAARKQQLERECDQLRFEQKKMEKSGKYSPALVKQYFAKEIDDRIQKIKLLEFQLEQLHMLPLGSELKEREVEALIEVNVGDRWEEVTKARAIIVEDGVVKEIR, encoded by the coding sequence ATGAAGCTCATTCAAACGGTCGAGGTGCGGCAAGTTGTCACCGAGCGAAGCAAACAGACGCTCGCCGCGGCGTTTGCGGCGCGCAAGCAGCAGCTCGAGCGCGAGTGCGACCAGCTTCGTTTCGAACAAAAGAAAATGGAGAAAAGCGGAAAATATTCGCCCGCTTTAGTGAAACAATATTTTGCGAAAGAAATTGATGACCGCATACAGAAAATAAAGCTGCTTGAGTTTCAACTTGAGCAATTACATATGCTACCGTTAGGCAGCGAACTGAAGGAGCGGGAAGTCGAGGCGCTCATTGAGGTGAACGTCGGCGACCGCTGGGAAGAGGTGACAAAGGCGCGCGCCATCATCGTTGAAGATGGCGTCGTCAAAGAGATTCGTTAA
- a CDS encoding EscU/YscU/HrcU family type III secretion system export apparatus switch protein, which yields MNEERKKAVALSYDAAVDEAPVVKAKGSGEIAEAIIAAAEQYGVPVRKDPSLVELLSEVEINEAIPEGLYALVAELFAFLYQLDRAVKEETLGEG from the coding sequence ATGAATGAAGAGCGGAAAAAAGCGGTCGCTTTGTCGTACGATGCGGCGGTCGATGAGGCGCCGGTCGTCAAGGCAAAAGGAAGCGGGGAGATCGCCGAGGCGATCATCGCCGCGGCTGAGCAGTACGGCGTGCCGGTGCGAAAAGACCCGTCGCTTGTTGAGCTGTTAAGCGAAGTGGAGATCAACGAAGCGATTCCGGAAGGGCTGTATGCCCTCGTAGCGGAGTTGTTTGCCTTTCTTTATCAGCTCGACCGGGCGGTGAAAGAAGAGACGTTGGGGGAGGGATAA
- the ftsY gene encoding signal recognition particle-docking protein FtsY, whose amino-acid sequence MGFFQKLKEKWTKQADAVTEKFKEGLSKTRDSLAGKVNDLIARYRKVDEEFFEELEEILIAADVGVATVMELVDELKMEVKRRNIQDSAQMRDVIAEKLIDIYRAGAGDEELAALNMQEGGLTVILFVGVNGVGKTTTIGKLAHKLKSEGKSVLLAAGDTFRAGAIEQLEVWGERVGVDVIKQAAGSDPAAVMYDAIQAARARGVDVLLCDTAGRLQNKVNLMKELEKVKRVISREIPGAPHEVLLVLDATTGQNAMSQAKLFKEATDVTGIVLTKLDGTAKGGIVLAIRNELAIPVKFVGLGEKMDDLQPFDPEKYVYGLFAGLFDEQ is encoded by the coding sequence ATGGGCTTTTTTCAAAAGTTGAAAGAAAAATGGACGAAACAAGCCGATGCCGTCACCGAAAAGTTTAAAGAAGGGCTGTCAAAAACGCGCGATTCGCTTGCCGGAAAGGTGAATGATCTGATCGCCCGCTACCGGAAAGTGGATGAAGAGTTTTTTGAAGAGCTCGAGGAAATTTTAATCGCCGCCGATGTCGGCGTCGCGACCGTCATGGAGTTGGTCGACGAGCTGAAAATGGAAGTGAAGCGCCGCAACATTCAAGACTCAGCGCAAATGCGCGACGTCATCGCCGAGAAGCTCATCGACATTTATCGCGCCGGCGCCGGCGATGAGGAACTGGCCGCCTTAAATATGCAAGAAGGCGGGTTGACCGTCATTTTGTTCGTCGGCGTCAACGGCGTCGGCAAAACGACGACGATCGGAAAACTTGCCCATAAGCTGAAATCGGAAGGAAAATCGGTGCTGTTGGCCGCCGGTGACACGTTCCGCGCCGGGGCGATCGAGCAGCTCGAGGTGTGGGGCGAGCGCGTCGGTGTCGACGTCATTAAGCAAGCGGCCGGCTCTGACCCGGCGGCGGTCATGTACGACGCGATTCAAGCGGCAAGGGCGCGCGGCGTCGATGTATTGTTATGCGATACAGCTGGGCGGCTGCAAAACAAAGTGAATTTAATGAAAGAACTTGAAAAAGTGAAGCGCGTCATCAGCCGCGAAATTCCGGGCGCGCCGCATGAAGTGCTGCTTGTGCTCGATGCGACGACCGGACAAAACGCCATGAGCCAGGCGAAGCTGTTTAAGGAAGCGACCGATGTCACTGGCATTGTGTTGACGAAGCTCGACGGCACGGCGAAAGGCGGCATCGTGCTTGCCATTCGCAACGAGCTTGCCATCCCGGTGAAATTTGTCGGCCTCGGCGAAAAAATGGACGACTTGCAGCCGTTTGATCCGGAAAAATACGTTTACGGGCTGTTTGCCGGGTTGTTTGATGAACAATAA